AGTTCTGAACAACAGTCTGCTTATAGGGAGAGGGATTTTAAACGTGTTATGGAAGAGGCGTTTTTCATTCTAAaacagagagagagggagagatgTTTCTATTCTGTGTACAACTTCCGTTAAATTCACTTTATTTACACTAACCACCTAATTAGCTAGCATAACCACCAACTTGCAGCTCAATTCATAATGAATAAAGCGTTacagaaaaactaaaaaacgTGCTTCTACAGAAAGCAGCAGACCCTGTTGTGTTTATGTGTCTGCACTTCAGTCTGCTTCTCCATCCTTATCAATTGGAGCAATCTTTAGTTGGACTTGGGGTTGTGCCAACCAAGCCCAACTTGGAAGGGTGAGTGTGCACCAGGGAGAGGCTTCATAAATAAGTCTGCCAGCTGCTGCTTAGAGATTAAGCAAGTGGGCTGGATGACTCCTTTATATTTGTTCCTAACAATGTGGCAGTCAATTTTCAGGCGTTTAGTGCGCTCGTGAAATACCAAAAACTGCTTTGTTGTCGCAAAAGAATAGATAGGAGTGCCGACGGAGACTCCAGGATCTTTCAAGATATAGATGATCCAAGCGGTTGCAGCCATATTCCTCCACTGACCTTGAGACtgttgtttgtgtttttgtcTTCCAAAATATAGGATTCAGTCCCATGAAAATGCAGTATCCTGTTAAAAGAGCCGCCCAAATCTACCCATAATTCTCGAGCCCAAATGCTTCTACTATCATTATCTGGGGCATATCCCCAAACTGCCTACAAAGCACTTTACTTTTGTGAAAATACAATAGAAGCCCAATCTTACTCCGAAAAGGCCCGCCCAAGATGATTCATTATTGGATAAATTTGGCCCATTACTCCTAATTCAACTGACATATAAgatgtttattaattattagattttgaatttataactaattcaATACTGATAATATCTGAAGGAATAaatgatttgtgttttaaattttagagtAAATGATGTGAAATGGTGAAGAAAGGTCAAATATGAATGTTGTATTCTTCTATTTCCATCTCAACTGTACTAACTCGCTTATTATTATAGTTCTGGTGTGTCTCACTTGACGTCACAACCCCCACCGCCCCTCCACTGCCCACTTACACCGCTCTACCGTCACCGCTACCCATGAAGCAGAAAACATGGCCCTGCAAATCAGATGGCCTTCACTTCACTGCCCTACCCTTTATGAAGAAACCCAATGATTCCTCTGCTTTCACGAAGCCCGCCAAAACCCACCCTTCTTTCTTCAATTCCACCCCAAAAACGCCGTCTtcctcatcttcttcttcaagcTCCGATTTTTCAGCACTGCCGTACGATGTTCTTTCGAGGATTGCGGCTTCATTTACGCTGCCCAACTTGAAGGCAGCTTCGCTCGTCTGCAGAGCGTGGAGGGACGCGCTGAAGCCCTTGCGTGAGGCGATGGTTTTCTTGAAGTGGGGAAAGAGGTTCAAGCATGGGCGTGGAGGAGTGAAGGCTAACTTGAATAAGGCTTTGGATTCTTTCTTGAAGGGGGCGGCGCGTGGGTCCACGCTCGCTATGGTGGACGCGGGTTTAATTTATTGGGAGATGGGGAGAAAGGATGAGGGGATTGCTTGGTATAGGAGGGCGGCTGAGCTCGGTGACCCTGCTGGACAGTGTAATTTGGCTATTTCCTATTTGCAAGGTATAGTGTTTCCAATGTGTAATTTCTGTGTGATTTCTTCACCTTTTCCCTCATTGCTTGATTCTTAAGTTGCCATACTTTGACGTTTTATCAAATGGATACCTCATTAAAGAAATcttgctttgattttttaagtCAACTAGAAACTGTATGAAGCTCTcgtttttgtttgatttacaTGAGTTTAATACCAGAATGGGATGCATGATGATGATCGGGATTTAGCACTGTATATGAATGATTgagaaagaataaatattgatCCTGCATCTGATTCTTAATTAGTGTTTTAGTTGATAAATCTTATAGGTTTTATTCATCATCGGCGTACTTCTAATGTTGTTGCTGCTGCTTCTTGTTCTTAGTCTGAAGAACAAGGGTAATATAGGAAGTCACTGGAATGTCTCATATCCTTAATCAGAAACCCGAATATTCATTTGAACATTGATGATCTTaaacataacaaaaacatTGGAAGTGATGTAGGTGATTCAACTTCAGGTATAAAATTGTGTTCTTAATAAATTTCTCAGATTGCAAATCTCAGCTGTTGTGACTGCTTGATAGTTTGATATCCACACTCATGGAATACTTTGAAAGAAAAGGGtaaagaaagaaggaagatAGCTCATCAAGTAAATGTTTAGTCAGTTGGCTATCCCACACCTTTATGTGTGTTGGTTTTTTATGCTCTAAATGGATCATGATTTTCACACTGTGCGTAGCATGCCTCTGAATATTCATTCTGCTTTCCACCTATCATACTGTGCAACTTGCATGTTGGGTTAAACAGGGAGCAGGTGAGGTTAACTTATTTCCTTCTTTTAGGACattcaaaacataatatatcaCTGGATTGGGAGGATTGCCCTTTGGATGGATGTTCTATGCCACCATTCCCATTTGTAATAACCAAGTGAAAGATATCTGAACTAACTTTATATTTTGGATGGATGAGGcagtaaaatattaattaaacaagtGTAAGCACACGCTAGTAATTTTGGTGTGTCATTTATCTGGAAAAAAGTAACTGATATCATGTCTATGGTGGTGTGAATGTTGCAGCTAGTCCGCCAAACACCAAAGAGGCAATTGGATGGTTATACCAAGCTTCTTTTGCTGGCCATGTTCGTGCTCAATACCAACTTGCACTTTGTTTACATCAAGGTCGAGGGGTGGGACGAAGTCTCCAAGAAGCAGTGTGTCCCagcttttcttctctttgaaTACTTGGTGTACAGACTGCTGGTGCtcatatttgatatgttttCTTCTCAAGAAAAGCTAATTTCTCATCTTAGACTTACATTATGAGGGGCTTTGTTTCATTTGTTAATCTGGATAT
The window above is part of the Sesamum indicum cultivar Zhongzhi No. 13 linkage group LG2, S_indicum_v1.0, whole genome shotgun sequence genome. Proteins encoded here:
- the LOC105156640 gene encoding F-box protein At1g70590, which produces MKQKTWPCKSDGLHFTALPFMKKPNDSSAFTKPAKTHPSFFNSTPKTPSSSSSSSSSDFSALPYDVLSRIAASFTLPNLKAASLVCRAWRDALKPLREAMVFLKWGKRFKHGRGGVKANLNKALDSFLKGAARGSTLAMVDAGLIYWEMGRKDEGIAWYRRAAELGDPAGQCNLAISYLQASPPNTKEAIGWLYQASFAGHVRAQYQLALCLHQGRGVGRSLQEAAQWYHRAAEGGYVRAMYNTSLCYLMGEGLVQSHRLARKWMKRAADHGHSKAQFEHGLGLFSEGDMMKAVVYLELATRAGERAAARLKNVILQQLSATSRDRAILLADSWRALPSSR